Proteins from a genomic interval of Cyclopterus lumpus isolate fCycLum1 chromosome 18, fCycLum1.pri, whole genome shotgun sequence:
- the psmb6 gene encoding proteasome subunit beta type-6 isoform X1: protein MAAATMMPLFGQQMSSQSELVPDWTSQEVSTGTTIMAVEYDGGVVIGADSRTTTGAYIANRVTDKLTPIHDRIFCCRSGSAADTQAIADVVTYQLGFHSIELDEPPLVETAANLFRASCYRYREELTAGILVAGWDRRKGGQVYCVPIGGMLVRQPVSVGGSGSSYIYGFMDSNYKPNMTKDQCLELTAAAVALAMERDGSSGGVVRLASISEDGVERRVILGNQLPKCSTH, encoded by the exons ATGGCGGCCGCAACAATGATGCCGCTCTTCGGACAGCAGATGTCTTCTCAAAGCGAGCTGGTCCCGGACTGGACCAGCCAGGAAGTCAGCACCGGG ACCACCATCATGGCGGTGGAGTATGATGGAGGAGTGGTGATCGGTGCCGACTCACGCACCACCACCGG agctTACATCGCCAATAGAGTAACAGACAAACTGACACCGATCCATGACCGGATCTTCTGCTGCAG GTCTGGGTCAGCTGCTGACACTCAGGCCATTGCTGATGTGGTCACCTACCAGCTGGGCTTCCACAG CATCGAGCTGGACGAGCCCCCATTGGTGGAGACTGCTGCCAATTTGTTCAGAGCTAGCTGCTACCGCTACAGAGAGGAGCTGACTGCTGGGATCCTGGTGGCCGGCTGGGACCGCCGGAAGGGGGGGCAg GTGTACTGCGTTCCTATTGGTGGGATGCTGGTGAGGCAGCCGGTGTCGGTGGGCGGCAGCGGCAGCTCCTACATCTACGGCTTCATGGACTCTAACTACAAACCCAACATGACCAAGGACCAGTGTCTGGAGCTCACCGCTGCAG ctgTAGCTCTGGCGATGGAGAGAGACGGCTCCAGCGGTGGTGTGGTGAGACTGGCGAGCATCTCGGAGGATGGAGTGGAGAGACGGGTCATTCTGGGGAACCAGCTGCCCAAGTGCTCAActcactga
- the psmb6 gene encoding proteasome subunit beta type-6 isoform X2 produces the protein MAAATMMPLFGQQMSSQSELVPDWTSQEVSTGTTIMAVEYDGGVVIGADSRTTTGSGSAADTQAIADVVTYQLGFHSIELDEPPLVETAANLFRASCYRYREELTAGILVAGWDRRKGGQVYCVPIGGMLVRQPVSVGGSGSSYIYGFMDSNYKPNMTKDQCLELTAAAVALAMERDGSSGGVVRLASISEDGVERRVILGNQLPKCSTH, from the exons ATGGCGGCCGCAACAATGATGCCGCTCTTCGGACAGCAGATGTCTTCTCAAAGCGAGCTGGTCCCGGACTGGACCAGCCAGGAAGTCAGCACCGGG ACCACCATCATGGCGGTGGAGTATGATGGAGGAGTGGTGATCGGTGCCGACTCACGCACCACCACCGG GTCTGGGTCAGCTGCTGACACTCAGGCCATTGCTGATGTGGTCACCTACCAGCTGGGCTTCCACAG CATCGAGCTGGACGAGCCCCCATTGGTGGAGACTGCTGCCAATTTGTTCAGAGCTAGCTGCTACCGCTACAGAGAGGAGCTGACTGCTGGGATCCTGGTGGCCGGCTGGGACCGCCGGAAGGGGGGGCAg GTGTACTGCGTTCCTATTGGTGGGATGCTGGTGAGGCAGCCGGTGTCGGTGGGCGGCAGCGGCAGCTCCTACATCTACGGCTTCATGGACTCTAACTACAAACCCAACATGACCAAGGACCAGTGTCTGGAGCTCACCGCTGCAG ctgTAGCTCTGGCGATGGAGAGAGACGGCTCCAGCGGTGGTGTGGTGAGACTGGCGAGCATCTCGGAGGATGGAGTGGAGAGACGGGTCATTCTGGGGAACCAGCTGCCCAAGTGCTCAActcactga
- the trappc1 gene encoding trafficking protein particle complex subunit 1 isoform X1: protein MDRCQFVCYSIGDVSSERERQARMRTALQRGPERGRKQEKKMTVHNLYIFDRNGSCLFYNEWNRKKQAGISKEEEFKLMYGMLFSIRSFVSKMSPLDMKDGFLSFQTSKYRLHYYETPSGLRFVMNTDLSVPNGRDTLQSIYSNLYVEYIVKNPVCVLGHSLDSELFSSRLDSFIRGLPFYSPRAA from the exons ATGGATCGGTGTCAGTTTGTCTGTTACTCTATTGGCGATGTAagctctgagagagagagacag GCGCGGATGCGGACAGCCCTCCAGCGGGGTCCTGAGCGcggcaggaaacaggaaaagaAG ATGACCGTCCATAACTTGTACATCTTCGACCGCAACGGCAGCTGCCTGTTTTATAACGAGTGGAACCGGAAGAAGCAGGCCGGCATCTccaaggaggag gAGTTTAAGCTGATGTACGGGATGCTCTTCTCCATCCGCTCATTCGTCAGTAAGATGTCTCCTCTGGACAT GAAGGATGGCTTCCTGTCCTTCCAGACCAGTAAGTACCGGCTCCACTACTACGAGACTCCCAGTGGACTTCGGTTTGTGATGAACACGGACCTGTCTGTCCCCAACGGGCGAGACACGCTGCAGAGCATCTACAGCAat CTGTATGTGGAGTACATCGTGAAGAACCCCGTCTGTGTGTTGGGTCACAGTTTGGACAGCGAGTTGTTCAGCAGTCGCCTGGACTCGTTCATCAGAGGGCTCCCGTTCTACAGTCCCCGTGCCGCCTGA
- the trappc1 gene encoding trafficking protein particle complex subunit 1 isoform X2, giving the protein MTVHNLYIFDRNGSCLFYNEWNRKKQAGISKEEEFKLMYGMLFSIRSFVSKMSPLDMKDGFLSFQTSKYRLHYYETPSGLRFVMNTDLSVPNGRDTLQSIYSNLYVEYIVKNPVCVLGHSLDSELFSSRLDSFIRGLPFYSPRAA; this is encoded by the exons ATGACCGTCCATAACTTGTACATCTTCGACCGCAACGGCAGCTGCCTGTTTTATAACGAGTGGAACCGGAAGAAGCAGGCCGGCATCTccaaggaggag gAGTTTAAGCTGATGTACGGGATGCTCTTCTCCATCCGCTCATTCGTCAGTAAGATGTCTCCTCTGGACAT GAAGGATGGCTTCCTGTCCTTCCAGACCAGTAAGTACCGGCTCCACTACTACGAGACTCCCAGTGGACTTCGGTTTGTGATGAACACGGACCTGTCTGTCCCCAACGGGCGAGACACGCTGCAGAGCATCTACAGCAat CTGTATGTGGAGTACATCGTGAAGAACCCCGTCTGTGTGTTGGGTCACAGTTTGGACAGCGAGTTGTTCAGCAGTCGCCTGGACTCGTTCATCAGAGGGCTCCCGTTCTACAGTCCCCGTGCCGCCTGA